A single window of Lonchura striata isolate bLonStr1 chromosome 20, bLonStr1.mat, whole genome shotgun sequence DNA harbors:
- the BCL7B gene encoding B-cell CLL/lymphoma 7 protein family member B isoform X2 produces the protein MSGRSVRAETRSRAKDDIKKVMAAIERVRRWEKKWVTVGDTSLRIFKWVPVADSKEKEKSKSSSSTAREPNGFPADTSANSSLLLEFQGAVSADENSNQSSLSDVYQLKVDSSPNSSPSPQQSESMSPAHTSDFRTDDSQPPTLGQETLEEPSLPSSEVADEPPTLTKEEPVPLETQVTEEEEDSSAPPLKRFCADQNSVCHTASES, from the exons ATGTCGGGGCGCTCGGTGCGGGCCGAGACCCGCAGCCGCGCCAAAGATGACATCAAGAAGGTGATGGCGGCCATCGAGCGCGTCCGCAGATG ggagaagaAATGGGTGACGGTGGGTGACACGTCCCTGCGGATATTCAAGTGGGTGCCAGTGGCGGACAGTAAGGAG AAAGAGAAATCCAAATCAAGTAGCAGCACGGCCCGAGAACCCAATGGCTTCCCAGCTGACACCTCTGCCAACTCCTCCCTCCTTCTGGAGTTCCAAG GTGCTGTTTCTGCAGATGAGAACAGCAACCAGAGCTCCTTGTCTGATGTATACCAGCTCAAGGTGGACAGCAGCCCCAACTCCAGCCCCAGTCCTCAGCAGAGTGAGTCTATGAGTCCTGCCCACACGTCTGACTTCCGTACGGATGACTCGCAGCCTCCTACCCTGGGGCAGGAGACCCTGGAAG agccctccctgccttcctcagAAGTGGCAGATGAGCCTCCCACTCTCACAAAGGAAGAGCCAGTCCCTCTTGAGACTCAG GTaactgaagaggaggaggactcCAGTGCACCACCTCTGAAGAGATTTTGTGCTGATCAGAACTCTGTGTGCCACACAGCCTCAGAGAGCTAA
- the BCL7B gene encoding B-cell CLL/lymphoma 7 protein family member B isoform X3, which yields MSGRSVRAETRSRAKDDIKKVMAAIERVRRWEKKWVTVGDTSLRIFKWVPVADSKEKEKSKSSSSTAREPNGFPADTSANSSLLLEFQDENSNQSSLSDVYQLKVDSSPNSSPSPQQSESMSPAHTSDFRTDDSQPPTLGQETLEEPSLPSSEVADEPPTLTKEEPVPLETQVTEEEEDSSAPPLKRFCADQNSVCHTASES from the exons ATGTCGGGGCGCTCGGTGCGGGCCGAGACCCGCAGCCGCGCCAAAGATGACATCAAGAAGGTGATGGCGGCCATCGAGCGCGTCCGCAGATG ggagaagaAATGGGTGACGGTGGGTGACACGTCCCTGCGGATATTCAAGTGGGTGCCAGTGGCGGACAGTAAGGAG AAAGAGAAATCCAAATCAAGTAGCAGCACGGCCCGAGAACCCAATGGCTTCCCAGCTGACACCTCTGCCAACTCCTCCCTCCTTCTGGAGTTCCAAG ATGAGAACAGCAACCAGAGCTCCTTGTCTGATGTATACCAGCTCAAGGTGGACAGCAGCCCCAACTCCAGCCCCAGTCCTCAGCAGAGTGAGTCTATGAGTCCTGCCCACACGTCTGACTTCCGTACGGATGACTCGCAGCCTCCTACCCTGGGGCAGGAGACCCTGGAAG agccctccctgccttcctcagAAGTGGCAGATGAGCCTCCCACTCTCACAAAGGAAGAGCCAGTCCCTCTTGAGACTCAG GTaactgaagaggaggaggactcCAGTGCACCACCTCTGAAGAGATTTTGTGCTGATCAGAACTCTGTGTGCCACACAGCCTCAGAGAGCTAA
- the TBL2 gene encoding transducin beta-like protein 2 isoform X1, which translates to MEAAAALGASEIPGALIVLILVLLLAFALHRSAPRETPTAPQDGPRANGQARPQEPRKAKAVVRARREKPHQHSFAHRLLVAALKGHSSPVTCLDFSSNGKYLASCSDDRTVRLWSTRDLAGREHRCLRINMGLDHAELVRLSPDSRYSRTLYWAFIVWLANAETIRVYKMTKKDDGSFTFTATSGDFPKKHKAPVINIGIAETGKFIMTASSDTTILIWSPKGKVLASINTNQMNNAYATVSPCGRFVASCGFTPDVKVWEVYFSKNGDFREVTRAFELKGHTAGVQSFSFSNDSRRMATVSKDGTWKFWDTDVEYKKQQDPYLLLTGQCAVPEPCRIALSPDSRTVAVAGGTDIVVYNTRHGEEEEHFLGVHSHCVTDLVFDTTGRYIVSCGDRAIHVFHNAAGHRAVVEEMEAMLKKTGNKAMQERLEQQISSAHKALAAIYGKKY; encoded by the exons ATGGAGGCAGCGGCGGCGCTGGGCGCGTCGGAGATACCGGGCGCCCTCAtcgtcctcatccttgtcctgttgctggcGTTCGCGCTGCACCGCTCTGCTCCGCGGGAGACCCCCACCGCCCCGCAGGACG GACCCAGGGCGAACGGACAGGCCAGGCCGCAGGAGCCGCGGAAGGCGAAGGCGGTGGTGAGGGCTCGCAGGGAGAAGCCGCACCAGCACAGCTTCGCACATCGGCTGCTGGTGGCTGCCCTCAAG GGCCACAGCAGTCCGGTGACATGCCTGGACTTCAGCAGCAACGGCAAGTACCTGGCGTCGTGCTCCGACGACCGCACAGTGCGGCTGTGGAGCACCCGGGACCTGGCAGGGCGGGAGCACCGCTGCCTGCGCATCAACATGGGGCTGGACCACGCCGAGCTCGTCCGCCTCAGCCCTGACTCACGGTACAGCCGGACCTTGTACTG GGCTTTCATTGTCTGGCTGGCCAATGCTGAGACTATTCGCGTCTACAAGATGACCAAGAAGGATGATGGCAGCTTCACCTTCACTGCGACTTCTGGGGACTTCCCAAAGAAGCACAAGGCTCCTGTCATTAACATAGGGATTGCAGAGACAG ggaagTTTATCATGACAGCTTCCAGTGACACAACCATCCTGATCTGGAGCCCAAAGGGCAAAGTCCTGGCCAGCATTAACACCAACCAGATGAACAATGCCTAtgccacagtgtcaccctgtgGGAG GTTTGTGGCATCCTGTGGCTTTACCCCTGATGTGAAAGTGTGGGAAGTGTATTTTAGTAAGAACGGAGACTTCAGGGAGGTGACCAGGGCTTTTGAGTTGAAAGGCCACACTGCTGGTGTacaatccttttccttctccaatGACTCAAGAAG GATGGCAACCGTGTCAAAGGATGGCACATGGAAGTTCTGGGACACAGATGTGGAgtacaagaagcagcaggaccCATATCTGCTTCTGACAGGGCAGTGTGCAGTGCCGGAGCCATGCCGCATTGCCCTGTCCCCTGACAGCCGCACGGTCGCCGTGGCGGGCGGCACAGACATCGTGGTGTACAACACACGGCAcggtgaggaggaggagcatTTTCTTGGCGTGCACAGCCACTGTGTCACAGACCTTGTGTTTGACACCACCGGCCGCTATATCGTGTCCTGTGGGGATCGTGCTATCCATGTCTTCCACAACGCTGCTGGGCATCGTGCTGtggtggaggagatggaggccATGCTGAAAAAAACTGGCAACAAAGCCAtgcaggagaggctggagcagcagatctCCAGCGCTCACAAAGCATTGGCTGCTATCTATGGCAAGAAGTACTAA
- the BCL7B gene encoding B-cell CLL/lymphoma 7 protein family member B isoform X1, protein MSGRSVRAETRSRAKDDIKKVMAAIERVRRWEKKWVTVGDTSLRIFKWVPVADSKEKEKSKSSSSTAREPNGFPADTSANSSLLLEFQAGPWAACAAVSRCSSSPGAVSADENSNQSSLSDVYQLKVDSSPNSSPSPQQSESMSPAHTSDFRTDDSQPPTLGQETLEEPSLPSSEVADEPPTLTKEEPVPLETQVTEEEEDSSAPPLKRFCADQNSVCHTASES, encoded by the exons ATGTCGGGGCGCTCGGTGCGGGCCGAGACCCGCAGCCGCGCCAAAGATGACATCAAGAAGGTGATGGCGGCCATCGAGCGCGTCCGCAGATG ggagaagaAATGGGTGACGGTGGGTGACACGTCCCTGCGGATATTCAAGTGGGTGCCAGTGGCGGACAGTAAGGAG AAAGAGAAATCCAAATCAAGTAGCAGCACGGCCCGAGAACCCAATGGCTTCCCAGCTGACACCTCTGCCAACTCCTCCCTCCTTCTGGAGTTCCAAG CAGGACCTTGGGCTGCCTGTGCCGCTGTGTCAAGGTGCTCTTCTTCACCAGGTGCTGTTTCTGCAGATGAGAACAGCAACCAGAGCTCCTTGTCTGATGTATACCAGCTCAAGGTGGACAGCAGCCCCAACTCCAGCCCCAGTCCTCAGCAGAGTGAGTCTATGAGTCCTGCCCACACGTCTGACTTCCGTACGGATGACTCGCAGCCTCCTACCCTGGGGCAGGAGACCCTGGAAG agccctccctgccttcctcagAAGTGGCAGATGAGCCTCCCACTCTCACAAAGGAAGAGCCAGTCCCTCTTGAGACTCAG GTaactgaagaggaggaggactcCAGTGCACCACCTCTGAAGAGATTTTGTGCTGATCAGAACTCTGTGTGCCACACAGCCTCAGAGAGCTAA
- the TBL2 gene encoding transducin beta-like protein 2 isoform X3 codes for MTKKDDGSFTFTATSGDFPKKHKAPVINIGIAETGKFIMTASSDTTILIWSPKGKVLASINTNQMNNAYATVSPCGRFVASCGFTPDVKVWEVYFSKNGDFREVTRAFELKGHTAGVQSFSFSNDSRRMATVSKDGTWKFWDTDVEYKKQQDPYLLLTGQCAVPEPCRIALSPDSRTVAVAGGTDIVVYNTRHGEEEEHFLGVHSHCVTDLVFDTTGRYIVSCGDRAIHVFHNAAGHRAVVEEMEAMLKKTGNKAMQERLEQQISSAHKALAAIYGKKY; via the exons ATGACCAAGAAGGATGATGGCAGCTTCACCTTCACTGCGACTTCTGGGGACTTCCCAAAGAAGCACAAGGCTCCTGTCATTAACATAGGGATTGCAGAGACAG ggaagTTTATCATGACAGCTTCCAGTGACACAACCATCCTGATCTGGAGCCCAAAGGGCAAAGTCCTGGCCAGCATTAACACCAACCAGATGAACAATGCCTAtgccacagtgtcaccctgtgGGAG GTTTGTGGCATCCTGTGGCTTTACCCCTGATGTGAAAGTGTGGGAAGTGTATTTTAGTAAGAACGGAGACTTCAGGGAGGTGACCAGGGCTTTTGAGTTGAAAGGCCACACTGCTGGTGTacaatccttttccttctccaatGACTCAAGAAG GATGGCAACCGTGTCAAAGGATGGCACATGGAAGTTCTGGGACACAGATGTGGAgtacaagaagcagcaggaccCATATCTGCTTCTGACAGGGCAGTGTGCAGTGCCGGAGCCATGCCGCATTGCCCTGTCCCCTGACAGCCGCACGGTCGCCGTGGCGGGCGGCACAGACATCGTGGTGTACAACACACGGCAcggtgaggaggaggagcatTTTCTTGGCGTGCACAGCCACTGTGTCACAGACCTTGTGTTTGACACCACCGGCCGCTATATCGTGTCCTGTGGGGATCGTGCTATCCATGTCTTCCACAACGCTGCTGGGCATCGTGCTGtggtggaggagatggaggccATGCTGAAAAAAACTGGCAACAAAGCCAtgcaggagaggctggagcagcagatctCCAGCGCTCACAAAGCATTGGCTGCTATCTATGGCAAGAAGTACTAA
- the TBL2 gene encoding transducin beta-like protein 2 isoform X2, giving the protein MEAAAALGASEIPGALIVLILVLLLAFALHRSAPRETPTAPQDGPRANGQARPQEPRKAKAVVRARREKPHQHSFAHRLLVAALKGHSSPVTCLDFSSNGKYLASCSDDRTVRLWSTRDLAGREHRCLRINMGLDHAELVRLSPDSRAFIVWLANAETIRVYKMTKKDDGSFTFTATSGDFPKKHKAPVINIGIAETGKFIMTASSDTTILIWSPKGKVLASINTNQMNNAYATVSPCGRFVASCGFTPDVKVWEVYFSKNGDFREVTRAFELKGHTAGVQSFSFSNDSRRMATVSKDGTWKFWDTDVEYKKQQDPYLLLTGQCAVPEPCRIALSPDSRTVAVAGGTDIVVYNTRHGEEEEHFLGVHSHCVTDLVFDTTGRYIVSCGDRAIHVFHNAAGHRAVVEEMEAMLKKTGNKAMQERLEQQISSAHKALAAIYGKKY; this is encoded by the exons ATGGAGGCAGCGGCGGCGCTGGGCGCGTCGGAGATACCGGGCGCCCTCAtcgtcctcatccttgtcctgttgctggcGTTCGCGCTGCACCGCTCTGCTCCGCGGGAGACCCCCACCGCCCCGCAGGACG GACCCAGGGCGAACGGACAGGCCAGGCCGCAGGAGCCGCGGAAGGCGAAGGCGGTGGTGAGGGCTCGCAGGGAGAAGCCGCACCAGCACAGCTTCGCACATCGGCTGCTGGTGGCTGCCCTCAAG GGCCACAGCAGTCCGGTGACATGCCTGGACTTCAGCAGCAACGGCAAGTACCTGGCGTCGTGCTCCGACGACCGCACAGTGCGGCTGTGGAGCACCCGGGACCTGGCAGGGCGGGAGCACCGCTGCCTGCGCATCAACATGGGGCTGGACCACGCCGAGCTCGTCCGCCTCAGCCCTGACTCACG GGCTTTCATTGTCTGGCTGGCCAATGCTGAGACTATTCGCGTCTACAAGATGACCAAGAAGGATGATGGCAGCTTCACCTTCACTGCGACTTCTGGGGACTTCCCAAAGAAGCACAAGGCTCCTGTCATTAACATAGGGATTGCAGAGACAG ggaagTTTATCATGACAGCTTCCAGTGACACAACCATCCTGATCTGGAGCCCAAAGGGCAAAGTCCTGGCCAGCATTAACACCAACCAGATGAACAATGCCTAtgccacagtgtcaccctgtgGGAG GTTTGTGGCATCCTGTGGCTTTACCCCTGATGTGAAAGTGTGGGAAGTGTATTTTAGTAAGAACGGAGACTTCAGGGAGGTGACCAGGGCTTTTGAGTTGAAAGGCCACACTGCTGGTGTacaatccttttccttctccaatGACTCAAGAAG GATGGCAACCGTGTCAAAGGATGGCACATGGAAGTTCTGGGACACAGATGTGGAgtacaagaagcagcaggaccCATATCTGCTTCTGACAGGGCAGTGTGCAGTGCCGGAGCCATGCCGCATTGCCCTGTCCCCTGACAGCCGCACGGTCGCCGTGGCGGGCGGCACAGACATCGTGGTGTACAACACACGGCAcggtgaggaggaggagcatTTTCTTGGCGTGCACAGCCACTGTGTCACAGACCTTGTGTTTGACACCACCGGCCGCTATATCGTGTCCTGTGGGGATCGTGCTATCCATGTCTTCCACAACGCTGCTGGGCATCGTGCTGtggtggaggagatggaggccATGCTGAAAAAAACTGGCAACAAAGCCAtgcaggagaggctggagcagcagatctCCAGCGCTCACAAAGCATTGGCTGCTATCTATGGCAAGAAGTACTAA